From Methanooceanicella nereidis, a single genomic window includes:
- the tpiA gene encoding triose-phosphate isomerase: MKKPIIILNYKTYTESLGDKGRELTWAARDLMRETGIRIIVCPQTPELHHHKGYDIEVFAQHVDPIEPGSHTGHVLPQTLQACGVTGSLINHSEDRMPAEKIKQCVEILRKLGMTSIVCAESIEKVKEVSAFKPDFVAIEPPELIGSGIPVSKADPDIVTKSVEAVTDPNVKVLCGAGISKGEDVKAALELGTVGVLLASGVVKAKDPKAALKDLVTFT; this comes from the coding sequence TATCATCATCCTTAATTATAAGACTTACACGGAAAGCCTGGGAGACAAAGGGAGAGAACTGACCTGGGCGGCTCGCGATTTGATGAGAGAGACGGGGATACGCATAATAGTATGCCCGCAAACGCCCGAACTGCATCATCACAAGGGATATGACATAGAGGTTTTCGCACAGCATGTCGATCCTATAGAGCCGGGAAGCCACACAGGACATGTATTGCCCCAAACGCTCCAGGCATGCGGTGTCACCGGGTCTCTGATAAACCACTCTGAGGACAGGATGCCAGCCGAGAAGATCAAGCAGTGCGTCGAGATCCTCCGCAAGCTGGGTATGACTTCCATAGTGTGTGCCGAGAGCATCGAAAAGGTCAAGGAAGTCTCCGCGTTCAAGCCCGACTTCGTCGCAATAGAGCCACCCGAGCTTATAGGAAGCGGAATACCCGTATCAAAGGCCGATCCTGACATAGTGACAAAATCCGTGGAAGCAGTCACCGACCCGAATGTTAAGGTGCTGTGCGGAGCCGGCATATCCAAAGGCGAGGACGTCAAGGCGGCTCTTGAGCTCGGGACTGTCGGAGTATTACTGGCTTCCGGCGTGGTTAAGGCAAAAGACCCGAAAGCCGCGCTGAAGGACTTAGTGACCTTCACCTGA
- a CDS encoding metal-dependent hydrolase, which yields MDINRTGHFGGSLLLFYGTLYVTTAGVDSVQALGLSAVAAAIAAAMSVKPDMDNKFLWGIFHRTWITHSLTTVIAATIMTYIFFSSVLKAGILSHYMTLAMFSATLSHVLLDSLTKKGVPFYGPFDNRMRGPRWFNGSSTVINYTFLVAGVLMALIYYGIIR from the coding sequence TTGGATATTAACAGGACTGGCCATTTCGGAGGGTCCCTTTTATTGTTTTACGGGACTCTGTACGTGACCACTGCAGGAGTCGATTCTGTCCAGGCTTTGGGGCTTTCAGCCGTCGCAGCGGCCATAGCAGCGGCGATGTCGGTAAAACCGGATATGGACAACAAATTCCTGTGGGGCATATTTCACCGCACGTGGATAACTCATAGCCTTACGACAGTAATAGCGGCCACGATAATGACTTACATATTCTTTAGCTCGGTATTAAAGGCGGGAATTCTTTCGCATTACATGACGCTTGCTATGTTCAGCGCTACTCTGTCACATGTATTGCTTGACTCGCTGACAAAAAAAGGAGTGCCGTTTTACGGGCCTTTCGATAACAGGATGAGGGGACCGCGATGGTTTAACGGCTCAAGCACGGTGATAAACTATACGTTTTTAGTGGCCGGCGTACTGATGGCGCTTATCTACTACGGCATCATCAGGTGA